The stretch of DNA atgttcatatatatatttgaaattacatataattattgtctaataatattttaaacttttttttttttagaatggtttaataaaataaattggGATTTTGCCAATTATAATTTATCCATTTTAAGTTAAAAAACATAATCTCTTTCAtgattaattttaaatttaataagtggaaattcaaaaaaaaaaatttttttttcataattttataattaaaaagaattatttttttatttaaaagaattataattaaacaCATCTTAATACATCTTGGTTTTATAagttatattaaatatacatatatatacatgtacACTTTTTCGAAATGTATGTAAAATACAAATGCAAATTTTGTAAGATTTTAAATTTGTAGAAACCTGTTTCATAATTCATGTtctaaatgtatatataaacgaAATATAAAATACCTCGcatatcttatttttttttctgaaaaatattatatgaattatctaaaattatttaatagttTAAAAGTAAATGCATTGATCCataatttttcctttttcttttttaaacaaaaaatacttgacaaataaatatttaatataataatttcacTATATTTCACTTATCTCATTTCTATTttactataaaaaattttttttttcttaaagaTGTAAAAGGTGGAAAAATATGAAGTTAATATTTGAAAGAAATAgagaataatataatatttaaaataatgaaataaaatagaagTGTAATACCTATCGAGCATCCATATGTTTCAttcattttctaaattatcattttttttttaaatcttagtattttttttaaaatcttaatatttttttaattagaatatttcaaaaaataaaaaagataaactAATATACAGTAATGTATCGTTATCATAACCCAGAGCATCTACTCTTTTTTATAGCATTGCATGTATTTTAATACATTTCTcacataatatatatattatcctTTCATtgcatttatttttcttatattctGTATAGCATTTAACCAACACTCTTGTAAATTGTATGCTTTAAAAAGCAccataaataaaacaaaaaccATAATTGTTTTTTCCTtgtttttaatgaatttatgTGGCATTCAACatgttatttaaaagaagaaaaaaaaatatttatgttttttgaatatttatgtttttattgttttaatTGCACCTTTCAACGTTTAATGTGAATAGTATTTGATAAATTTAAAGatctaataaaatttaattcttaaaaactaatacaattttttttcctgtcatttttattgttttaatattttgattataaccaatttaattattttattttatttttttttttttttttgataatgataaaatccaaaatatttatttttgcattttagaaaaataaagattatGTAAACACAGGAATACATATAttgttattatattttaatcttccttatcttttttttattattacaatttttatattttccctttattatatttattctttttttaattttatagatacaaaaaaaagtaataaaaatatttgcaaaaaaaaaaattgcttTCAATTATCATGTTTTTTTTCTCTGtatcaacaaaaaaaaaaaaaaaattagaaaacaTCAAATCcttctaaaaaatataacataataaaaaatacttctaaaaaaatataagaattgggaaaataaaaaatgaatattcaAGTAAAAGACTTTAATTTAAGTGaagaaagaattaaaaaaataataaaaagtaaaagaaCTGTTCATGTAAAAAACACATATATATCACCTTATGTTCTTTACAACAAAAGTAATAGTAACAATCagttaaaatttaataaaatatttactaacaaaaatagtatttttataaataatagttACGATTATACTAAAGAAAATTGCTatgaacaaaaaattttaagaaataaattatttaattatttacatACTAAGTCTCTTCAAAATAGAGATGGGGAATGTGAGTTAAATACATTTACTACTATGATACAGATGAATTCAGACGAGGGAAGTGATAAAGATAATGAaacaataataaatgaaaataatgatttagcatataatttaaagaaaattgaTATtcttaatgataaaaatgataataaaagaacaaaaattACTTCTAAATCAAATGAATCTAATGACTGcaacaaaatttataatactgataatatcaataaaaaaaataacaacaCACATGAAGATATTGAAGCATGTTTCACTTTTTCAAACAATACTTATCTTGGAGATGTAACGTTACGAAATAATACGAGGTGCAATAAGAAAAAAGTTGattttaatgataattataattttagcAAAAGCTCTCCAGATGACATAATATACAAATGTGAAGATTCTATACCTCTTGGTActatattaaatattcacAATTTAGATAATAGTAGTCATCTTACCACTGTTATGCTTAGAAATATACCTAATAAGTATACTCAAAATATGCTAATGGATGTTATGAATGAACATTTTAAAGGattatatgattttttttatttaccaATTGATTTTCGTAACAAATGTAATGTTGGATAtgcatttattaattttattcatCCACATTATGCTGAACTATTCataaaattctttaataatTACAAGCTAAATGCTTTTAAGAGTAATAAAGTATGCTCAGTTACATGGGGTAGAGTACAAGGTTTGAAAGCAAATATAGAACATTACAGGAATTCAGCAATTATGACTATACCAATACCTCAATATAAACCTATACTTTTTCAAAATGGAATAGCTGTTTCATGGCCTGAATCAGATAGACCCTTACCAGCTATTAAATTAAGATCccaaaaatattgaaaaaaaaggaatataaatatattctgAATTTACAactaaaatatacaaaagatacacctttatatataaattatatttgtaagtatattttcatctttttttttttttttttttttaaatttacattttattatccttataaaaaatttatcattcttatttaaaattattcataaaGTTGTTATGTATAAGAATCTGTTATTTCTTTGTTTTTTGCAAATacattcttatttttttgattattttttttcccccATTTTCCGCTTTAAAGAATAAAGTATTTAAACGattacttaaaatatatgaaaataaaaaaaatttatataatataataatgtattaaaattatgaatatactattatataaatatcttAATGCTcatttattttgttataaatAACAATCTATTATctctaaaaaataaatgaaatgtttaagaataataatatatatttatgtatatgcATACAATAGTGAGcttatatgtataaaaatgtattttaatatatgctTTTATAAGAGTTAcatagatatatattttatcagTAAAACTTAATGttaatattaatgataaaaaaaaactttttttttcatcatcttttcattattaaattaacaaaaaatatgaatttgtatgttttcaatttttcttttgtgtgtaaatataaatgctacttttttttttatatttttatgtggTTATATGAAACattaagatattttttttttaaataaatttatttttacttttattttttttaaataatttcttcACAATCACTTTTTTTTGGAGTTTGTAAGTGGAATCATAAATTcatgtataaatattataatggTAATCATTTACCatcttaatattttttatttttatttttttacaatgtaaaactttttttacgTTTATGGTAAATAGCATATTTAAAACAATTTTGCTATCTATATTTTAGCTAGAATAGCattaaaggaaaataatatatatgtataaaaaataaaaaccaTGAAGTATaatgaatgaaaaaaaaaaaaatattatttaaaacatataaaatcttaacattattttaatgaaaaatatatatatatgtacattttttaactataactataaatataagatatctttttctattttttaaatttaaatatatgtattaaaaaatttttactattttttttaataaaaaagtgatatattaaaataaaataataattttacaatTTAATTACCCCCCTAAAAATActtcatattatttaaatataagatAAACTAAAATTACAATACATATATagttgaaatttttttattttctagaCGAGATATTAattacacaaaaaaaaatattttaaatagaaCCGTTCTTCTGATTTATCGTATTTTCTCTTTCCTTAAAATAACTTTtacttgaaaaaaaatataacattttaattattttaaatatcagtattaatatttttttattattgtataaattaattacatattattaattatcgaaattatttttcttttttttttcaatttccattatttaaatgtatgaaacataaaaaagtttttttttgtaattcaggttaaaattaaaaaataataataaaattgaataatGTATCTATtcataaatgaaaaaataattaaatctgttagttttaattttaaagtccgaatattttttttattattgagATAAATATACATTAGGAAATACTATTTTTAAGCTTTGtcctttttattaaaaaaatatttcatttaatcAACTTTCGTaatatctttatataatttttttattttaatttgcACATTATGATTGGACTTTGTTATttgattataaaattattcctgtttttttattttcaaaataaatttcatattatttactGTCAAAATTGTGATGGACAACATAACTGCAAAAATGAatgttttatattaaatgatGATAAAAGGATATGTTTATGTGATAATGATGAAAAGGGGATACATTGTAAAGAAAAATGGAATGTTTGTGAAAACGATTGTAATATAAAAGGTATTAAAGAATCATGTTCTGTTGCTTTATGTAAAGCAGGtgatatatattctttttattctttttttttttttttattaataatattaacaacgatatataaaacaataaatatatatataatttcttgTCATAAGGAACATGTAATCCAATTGAAACAGAACCATATTATAAATGTGAATGTGGagatttttttaaaggaaaaaattgcgaaattgaaaataatccTTGTACACTCCCTGACACTAATCCATGTTTAAATGGTAAAtgcatttttatttctaaacTTAATAGAATTATCTGTGAATGTAACAATGGATGgacacaaaaaaatatacaaaattcAACATTGTTAAATTGGGGAAATCAAAAGGTGGAAGTTCCTCCACCATGTGATGGTTAAAcagatatattattataaattattgaacttataaatacatattatTACTTCTTgaaataaactttttttttatttaatttttatagagCAAATAAAAAGAGGATTATCaaaatatgttatttatCATACGCCAAGTTAAAAtggaattttttattttattttactcttatatatatatatatatttttttttttttttctttttttttaattgtagCTTCCTACGCCATGTGGTGGCTGATATATGTAATAAGTGTGCTTGTCTTATTCTTATGCTGTTGTAATGTAtgttttgattttttttcaaattcaaTGTTTAATTATTTTGGAAGActtaacaataaaaaaaaagattaaaacACTTATGTTTTCTAGTTTCagttttatgaaaatatgtaaatattatatatatataattatcttaATTCAAagaatgataaaaattttaattcactacaaaaaataaatttaaataatttttaaaattttaatattgttGATAAAATAGGTATTTagacatatatataatatattttaaaatatgtttcattttaatttataatatatatatatatatatatatatatatatatatatattataattcatataaaGTTAATAAACTTCTACatgtattcttttttttttttcttcattaaaaGTTCCATCAGCTTTTATAAtatctataattttttttcttatggATTTATGACCACATATATAAAGTtcacttttattttcattaaaaagttctaaaaattctttttttttgttgaatATTTCATCCTGAACATAAAAAGATGTTCcatccattttttttaaagaggaaaaaatataatgaatatgTAGATTATTTGcatatatctttttaaaatattccaactcatttatatataaaatggaATCTTCATTATAAACACCgtaatataaatgtattagACCATTataatttgatttttttttcatattatttttatcgtatcctaagattttttttaaaaaagaaatataaggAGAAATACCTGTCCCTGTTGCAatcaaaattaaatttttatttttttcaacaaCATCATTtggtaaaataaaatatccaTGAGATCCtgttaaatatatatcatcattttttttaatattgttTATAAAACCAGAACAATAaccatattttaattttatcacTCCGTTTTCATTATCTTCGTATTTATGAATCCTTATAGCAACAGACAAATTGTCAGAATTACTTGATGATATGGAATATAATCTTgcatgtttttttattttcttatcatcatttttattaccATTTACCACACTATCAATTTTGCAATAATATGGTATAATCCCACATGACTGTCCTTCTAAATACTTGAATTTTCCATGATGGCATATTTCAATGTTATAAACGTCATTTAGAGAATTTTCTCTCActaactttattttatcgACTACTTTACATTTTAAAGGATTTTTCATAGTATATAAATTGATATAATTATTGCATTCTTTATTATTCCAGCatctaaaatttttcttttttttaaatgctctttctaaaaataatatcCTGTTGTTtgctattttattttttattttatatttatgagCATGCTTGTTATCTGAAATTATTCCATGtattagaaataataatattattacaaatttaattttcatttaaataaattttattgttttataattttcaaaaagtacttaatatttttctatatatataaaagcatacgtacatatatatatatatatcttaatggtcaatatttttataaaaattttattattataaaaaaattatcagaACATATCAATGGAAAATaggagaaaaaaataagatataagatagtttttttattaatttttacatttttctcaatttttaataattaaataaattcatttatttatttatttaaaaaacaatagtaataataatacacctaaattatgaaaataattttatttacatctaattttttgtattacataattatattcaaaaaaaattaaaaaataaatttatataaaattttttattttgtgtATTGAGAATTGGAGGAATGTTAttcttaaatatttcattttttattttcgttAGAATGAAAGAAACATAAATGAtatgttaaaatttttataaaacaccactttttctattaatgattatatatcttttaatttcttatccttactattttattaacttatcaatatttttagagtaaaaatattattagtttattattcttttttctatttcatttttgtattagtttatataatttattcctTTTACATAACTTATCAATAAAATATCActgtgaatttttttttcaaattttatttgaatttaatgctgtttcatttattttttgaaaccccaacttataatttttctatttgaATCTGTTAAATTGAATAGATATCTCTTTATATGATGttcttaataattttaatatgcataaaaatagaatacatatatatatatatacatgtgtATAATTGTTTTCacaattttttgtttaaattcTATACAGTAAATATATTGATTtccctttttatttttcctatgattattcaaaatatagttatttattaataatatttaattcaaaaaaattagcCATATAGACTATTTTACGTAttctattaaatttttaaagcttctataattttttttttttttttataataaataataataaaataataatatgatcatataaatattatttattgttatatatattaaataagaaaaaaaaatatatattttgaaatatttatattttataaaaaagaaatttcagatatttttttttaattttacaacTTTacataagaaaatataatttttatttttaaacagcaaataacataatttttgctataataaaaaaaaaatatatacaactATGAAATCTTCTcataaatagaaatatttgtacctttttttttctttttctttttcttttttaaattaaaaatacctCTAcgaaatgtaaaaaaaaaaaataaataaataataaaaaaagtaatattagaaattatatatatattaattatatttttataaatgattatgaaataaatatttatttttaaaaatatattaggtaaaacaaattaaataattttgaacaaataaaaaatatgataataaaGAGAATTAGAATAACTAAAAAAGAGATATTAAACGGcatagttaaaaaaaaaatgtattattttatatgaaataatgtgtttataaatatgttaaTTAATCaccatatttattatataactGAGTATTAATGCcaaatgtttaaaaaaaaaaaaaaaatcacatcaaaattattttttaaaaaaagtgaaattaACAATATTagcaaaaaatatttattgtaaaaataaaaaactataatcatataaaaaaaaaattaaaaaaaaaaaaaaaaatatattgactataaaattaaagtgtttaataaaaaaaataaaataaaattaaatttcatTAATCTATgttttataagaaaaaaataaaatataatttgattgtaaaaatatctcacataaattaatttttttaaaaaaaaagaaagaaatcacaccaaaaaaatttatatagatATAACTTGATAAAAGAACattatattgaaaaaaaaaaaaaaatagttaaaatgaaaataatgtttttatgaactcataaaaaaaaaaaaaataaagaattaaatgaaaGCAAATATAACTAATagtttaatttaaaaaaaatatcttgatatatttttttttttttaaaatatattagttaaaataaatttgcaAGATCTTTAATAAggtataaataatttaaaattatatttataaagaaaaaaatgttttcaaaaaacaaagaagaacaaaaaaaataccaAAATATTATAACACAAAAATTAAGAGAACTATTAGGAGAATATGAAGTTGATATACTGACTGAATATGTTTGGCACATGGCCGGAAATGCCAAAAGCAGTAGTGAATTTATGTGCAATGAACTAAAGGACTTTTTAGGAGATCATGTAAAtatgatgataaaaaaaaaaaaaaaaaaaaagaataaaataatattataaatggagaataatgataaaaattatatataatatatttatattaatatgaagttattaaaatgttatttcttttcttctttaataaatgaattacatatatttttacctttttgaatacttaatatttttcaatacaattttttattattaaattcagACCACTGTTTTTGTTAACTGGttaatgaaattaatgaaCGAcataaaaaagcaaaaaaaaactgAGATTAGcacaaaaaatgaaaaaacgCATAAATCAGGTTATACTAAAGATAAGCAGTATGATGAATTATCAAAATCTAACAAAAGTAGAGGTATAGACACATCATATAGTgcatacatattttttatacgacttcaaattttttatgcaaatatatgatttttttttcatttattatatatatgttttttctttttttataataaagttttaataatatttacacATATTGAAATTGTgctttttttacttattccTTTTTTCAGACTCAAGGACAAGGCAATCTATTATGCATAACAAGAAAACAAAAGTTTGTGcttattgaaaaatatataattatatattttataattcatGATgcacataaatatatatatttaagaaataataaataaaaaaaaaaagataaaagataaaataaaaaaaaagataaaaaaaaagaaaaaagagaaaacagaaaaaaaaaaagaaaaaaggaaaaagaaaaaagaaaaaagaaaaagaaaaggaaaaagaaaaagaaaaagaaaaaagaaaaagaaaaagaaaaagaaaagataagaattaataaattaaatgaaaatttgaaaacaagaaaaataaaaaaaggaaaaaaaataaaataaaaataattaaaaaaaaaaacgataaaataatatttaaaaaaaaaacgataaaataatatttaaaaaaaaaaataataataataaaataataataataaaaaaaatagcaaaataataaagaaaaaaataaagatgtataattataaatgtaaaaatttatatttaataaaaaaatgtgcagattttaattgtaatttttttttaaacctTTTTACATTCACAATGacacattattttttattttcttttttctaataaaaaatttttactttttaaaggGATATTTAAAGGAAAATGATACTAATAAAAAGGATTTTTCTAGTGTTAGAAAAAGGTCTAGAAGTTTCCTAAGTAGAAGTAGTAAATATTCCAATGAAGATGCCTATTTCTCAAGGAGGAGTAAAAAAAGACAGAAAAGAGGAATAAGTTCTAAATCAAGTTCATCTAGTTCTCATATGAGAAAATTtcattatgataaaaataaaatgaaaacgAAAAAAACAGATAAAAGCAAAGATGGagataaaatgaaattaaaagataaatataaaaagagtGATAGAAGTACAAGTCGTTCTTTTTCACCTAGTCGCGTTATTTATGTGGAAAAAGAggaagataaaaaagaaaagaaaaatgaaatgtttttagataatttattaaatagaagtggtaattaataaaaattgtataattaaatattactattatatatatataacactAAATTtcactttatattttaattaaattattttacaaatatttttttaaaaatatcattgacaataataatttttttttttttttaatgcagAAATagagttaaaaaaaaaaaatgatagtaCTGATGAATATAATAccaacgaaaaaaaaaataaagcaattttaaagtaatttttttctatgaaaaaagaaatagaataatttttttttttttttttttcatattaattttttaattattcatattttaattaattttcttatttaagtgcatttttatttttatttatacatttacttatctaattatttatttattttattatttcaaagGCCAAATCCTCGATTTGTTGGAGACAATTCAGTTTCATATATGCAACCACCAGCTCCTagtaaacattttttttttttttatattcgcacataaaatgtttttaaattttctttttttttttatttatacaagtatgttatttaatatatatttttatttttagatgTAAATAATCCAGATATTTCAAGCTATAATATGAATTATACATATGACAACATGAATGCACAAAATTATGACAAAGAGTTAAGTTCTGTTGGAAACTATTACCAAAACAATTATATGATACAGCAGCAAAATGCTTTAGATAATAATTATCTTTccaataatatgaataataatttttttaatgctaGATACTCAAATAATAttcaacaaaaaaatttaaatttaaaaatgaatatgaatattaataaaactGTTCCTCAGTCCAATTATATGAGTACAAATagatttaataataatagttatTTATATCAGAAACATAATATAATGAATGTTAATGTTCCTAATATTCCTAGTAATGATAAAGTAAACTTACAAAATTATTCAAAACATACTGCTTCAAATATTAGGAATCAACcaaattattatatgaatacaaataataaaaatgattttattgGCAATAAGCAAAATCAATATCAATATTATATTCCTAAAGCAAATAAGCAGCAAATGTTTATTCAAGCACCGATAAACTCAGAGAAAAACGTAAAAGCACAACAGCTTCAATCGACtaatttatcaaataaaaactttccatctcataaaaatataacatttaataatgatcaaaataataatactaataTGGAAGCAAATCCAGAATTGTCTAAAATACAACAGAGTACCGTACAATTAGAAGAGGAAAAGTCACAGAGCATTTCTAAAGTCAATGaaagtaatttaaaatatatatatatttaaaaatataaaaataaaaataatagtaacttattgtatatttattaatttattgaattatttattcttttagttatatatatatttattttttattaattttttttttcttatagcAAGAACTCAGATATCCAACACAGAAAATGCAACTACTAATCCCAATGTTATTATAAAggttaaatatttataagagATGTtctatttcatattttacgAATATTtgattaatatatatatatatttttttgtttttataacttatatttttttcttttatagatacaaaaaaaatgccTTTTTTTACCAAATTGTCAATATGGAGAAAAATGCCGTTATATTCACCCCAGcgaaaatgtaaaatattaCTTTATATAAATCTAATCAttcatcttttatttttgtttatatacacatttttttttttatacagtGTCGAAATTGGCCATATTGTGCTTTTGGACCAGAatgtatttatattcatCCAGATGTTCCTTGCAAATTTggtaaaatgaaaaaaaaaaattattatagaattttatttttacgaaatacattttatcttttttttttttttaggatt from Plasmodium relictum strain SGS1 genome assembly, chromosome: 11 encodes:
- a CDS encoding EGF-like membrane protein, putative, producing the protein MIGLCYLIIKLFLFFYFQNKFHIIYCQNCDGQHNCKNECFILNDDKRICLCDNDEKGIHCKEKWNVCENDCNIKGIKESCSVALCKAGTCNPIETEPYYKCECGDFFKGKNCEIENNPCTLPDTNPCLNGKCIFISKLNRIICECNNGWTQKNIQNSTLLNWGNQKVEVPPPCDEQIKRGLSKYVIYHTPTSYAMWWLIYVISVLVLFLCCCNVCFDFFSNSMFNYFGRLNNKKKD
- the NAB2 gene encoding nuclear polyadenylated RNA-binding protein NAB2, putative — protein: MFSKNKEEQKKYQNIITQKLRELLGEYEVDILTEYVWHMAGNAKSSSEFMCNELKDFLGDHTTVFVNWLMKLMNDIKKQKKTEISTKNEKTHKSGYTKDKQYDELSKSNKSRDSRTRQSIMHNKKTKGYLKENDTNKKDFSSVRKRSRSFLSRSSKYSNEDAYFSRRSKKRQKRGISSKSSSSSSHMRKFHYDKNKMKTKKTDKSKDGDKMKLKDKYKKSDRSTSRSFSPSRVIYVEKEEDKKEKKNEMFLDNLLNRSEIELKKKNDSTDEYNTNEKKNKAILKPNPRFVGDNSVSYMQPPAPNVNNPDISSYNMNYTYDNMNAQNYDKELSSVGNYYQNNYMIQQQNALDNNYLSNNMNNNFFNARYSNNIQQKNLNLKMNMNINKTVPQSNYMSTNRFNNNSYLYQKHNIMNVNVPNIPSNDKVNLQNYSKHTASNIRNQPNYYMNTNNKNDFIGNKQNQYQYYIPKANKQQMFIQAPINSEKNVKAQQLQSTNLSNKNFPSHKNITFNNDQNNNTNMEANPELSKIQQSTVQLEEEKSQSISKVNETRTQISNTENATTNPNVIIKIQKKCLFLPNCQYGEKCRYIHPSENCRNWPYCAFGPECIYIHPDVPCKFGLYCCNYYCNYSHNHVNSTALPEVGTNGYFLNKKLINNYDKSSNNTNFEDKVAQISISMPKTPPEMRKDKSKNEYNENEYIQNLLETEKDELKEQINEQTKNKENVNEYTGEQKEEKEYEAEDDLDKEVEENYIFQNNSNQKNYSCDNEGNEMNTNIKNNENESINYNCFEIVIDPDNMKEKKLTKENFEESINKTDNNYEINDNDNGNKVYTIEDSS
- the FNR gene encoding ferredoxin--NADP reductase, putative, giving the protein MKIKFVIILLFLIHGIISDNKHAHKYKIKNKIANNRILFLERAFKKKKNFRCWNNKECNNYINLYTMKNPLKCKVVDKIKLVRENSLNDVYNIEICHHGKFKYLEGQSCGIIPYYCKIDSVVNGNKNDDKKIKKHARLYSISSSNSDNLSVAIRIHKYEDNENGVIKLKYGYCSGFINNIKKNDDIYLTGSHGYFILPNDVVEKNKNLILIATGTGISPYISFLKKILGYDKNNMKKKSNYNGLIHLYYGVYNEDSILYINELEYFKKIYANNLHIHYIFSSLKKMDGTSFYVQDEIFNKKKEFLELFNENKSELYICGHKSIRKKIIDIIKADGTFNEEKKKRIHVEVY
- a CDS encoding RNA-binding protein mei2 homologue, putative, whose product is MNIQVKDFNLSEERIKKIIKSKRTVHVKNTYISPYVLYNKSNSNNQLKFNKIFTNKNSIFINNSYDYTKENCYEQKILRNKLFNYLHTKSLQNRDGECELNTFTTMIQMNSDEGSDKDNETIINENNDLAYNLKKIDILNDKNDNKRTKITSKSNESNDCNKIYNTDNINKKNNNTHEDIEACFTFSNNTYLGDVTLRNNTRCNKKKVDFNDNYNFSKSSPDDIIYKCEDSIPLGTILNIHNLDNSSHLTTVMLRNIPNKYTQNMLMDVMNEHFKGLYDFFYLPIDFRNKCNVGYAFINFIHPHYAELFIKFFNNYKLNAFKSNKVCSVTWGRVQGLKANIEHYRNSAIMTIPIPQYKPILFQNGIAVSWPESDRPLPAIKLRSQKY